The following coding sequences are from one Streptomyces dengpaensis window:
- the yidD gene encoding membrane protein insertion efficiency factor YidD, producing MKYPLLALIKLYQWTISPLLGPVCKYYPSCSHYGYTAIDRHGAIKGTALTAWRILRCNPWSLGGVDHVPPRKRPRWHEMLRNAWRARKGGNSAAEPATERHGMSEHPSSPAAETPSHAQGA from the coding sequence ATGAAGTACCCGCTGCTGGCTCTTATCAAGCTGTACCAGTGGACGATCAGCCCGTTGCTCGGGCCGGTCTGCAAGTACTACCCGTCGTGCTCCCACTATGGCTACACGGCCATCGACCGGCACGGTGCGATCAAGGGAACGGCACTCACCGCCTGGCGCATCCTCCGGTGCAATCCGTGGTCGCTGGGCGGCGTGGACCATGTCCCGCCGCGCAAGCGTCCGCGATGGCACGAAATGCTGCGTAACGCCTGGCGTGCACGCAAGGGCGGGAACTCCGCCGCCGAACCGGCCACCGAGAGGCACGGTATGTCCGAGCACCCCTCGAGCCCGGCCGCCGA
- the rpmH gene encoding 50S ribosomal protein L34: MSKRTFQPNNRRRAKTHGFRLRMRTRAGRAILANRRGKGRASLSA; this comes from the coding sequence GTGAGCAAGCGCACCTTCCAGCCGAACAACCGTCGTCGCGCCAAGACCCACGGCTTCCGCCTGCGGATGCGCACCCGTGCCGGCCGCGCGATTCTCGCGAACCGCCGTGGCAAGGGTCGCGCCAGCCTGTCCGCCTGA
- the rnpA gene encoding ribonuclease P protein component has protein sequence MLPTEHRLRRREDFATAVRRGRRAGRPLLVVHLSSGATDPHAPGESAPPTRAGFVVSKAVGGAVVRNKVKRRLRHLMRDRVAQLPPGSLVVVRALPGAGDADHEQLARDLDAALQRLLGGGAR, from the coding sequence GTGCTGCCTACCGAGCATCGGCTGAGGCGGCGCGAAGACTTCGCGACCGCGGTACGCCGAGGACGTCGGGCCGGACGCCCGCTTCTCGTCGTCCATCTAAGTAGCGGTGCAACGGACCCGCACGCGCCTGGGGAGAGCGCTCCCCCGACGCGTGCGGGTTTCGTCGTGAGCAAGGCCGTGGGTGGAGCGGTCGTACGCAACAAGGTGAAGCGCCGACTTCGCCATCTGATGCGTGACCGAGTGGCCCAGTTGCCCCCCGGTAGCCTGGTAGTCGTACGAGCGCTGCCCGGTGCGGGCGACGCCGACCATGAACAGCTGGCCCGAGACCTGGATGCCGCCCTTCAGCGGCTGCTGGGAGGGGGCGCGCGATGA